In Streptomyces sp. NBC_01717, one DNA window encodes the following:
- a CDS encoding EI24 domain-containing protein, with protein sequence MRDLGAGFSYLIKGQRWVGRHGRWFGFGLIPGLITLVVYAAALVGLGYGADDFVAWATPFADDWSSPWLGLLRVSLTALVFALGLFLAVITFTAVTLLVGQPFYESLSEQVDRSEGGDVPESGLPLWRELWISARDSLRILVRVSLYAVLLFALGFVPVVGQTVVPAIGFCVTGYFLAEELTAVALQRRGLVLADRLVLLRGRRMLTLGFGVPLGLAFLVPFVAVFLMPGAVAGATLLARDLTAPPTDDEDAAPSPYTLNKD encoded by the coding sequence ATGCGCGATCTAGGGGCGGGTTTCAGCTATTTGATCAAGGGGCAACGCTGGGTCGGCCGGCACGGACGCTGGTTCGGCTTCGGCTTGATCCCCGGCCTCATCACGCTCGTCGTGTACGCGGCAGCGCTCGTCGGCCTCGGCTACGGTGCCGACGACTTCGTGGCCTGGGCGACCCCGTTCGCCGACGACTGGTCCTCGCCCTGGCTCGGCCTGCTCCGGGTCTCGCTCACCGCGCTGGTCTTCGCCCTCGGGCTGTTCCTCGCCGTGATCACGTTCACCGCCGTGACGCTGCTGGTCGGCCAGCCGTTCTACGAGTCGCTCTCCGAGCAGGTGGACCGGTCGGAGGGCGGCGACGTCCCCGAGTCCGGGCTGCCGCTCTGGCGCGAACTGTGGATCTCCGCCCGTGACAGCCTCCGCATTCTCGTGCGCGTCTCGCTGTACGCCGTACTGCTCTTCGCCCTCGGGTTCGTTCCGGTCGTCGGCCAGACCGTGGTCCCCGCGATAGGTTTCTGCGTCACCGGCTACTTCCTCGCCGAGGAGCTCACCGCGGTCGCGCTCCAGCGCCGCGGCCTGGTCCTGGCGGACCGGCTCGTCCTGCTCCGCGGCCGCCGCATGCTGACCCTCGGCTTCGGAGTACCGCTGGGACTCGCCTTCCTGGTCCCGTTCGTCGCGGTGTTCCTGATGCCGGGCGCCGTCGCCGGAGCCACCCTGCTCGCGCGGGACCTGACGGCACCGCCCACCGACGACGAGGACGCGGCCCCTTCCCCGTACACCCTCAACAAGGACTGA
- a CDS encoding LysE family translocator, translating into MTEIIAVAVITVLAVISPGADFAMVVRNSYLYGRTTGLLAATGVAAGVLVHVTYTMLGVGLLIASSTALFTAIKLAGAAYLVYIGVRTFFARNDLVVDLESKPALTRLGALRTGFLTNALNPKTTLFVVSTFTQVVGEDTGLWQQAGYGLFMSAAHLGWFALVALFFSHEQLRTAMLRWQKVLNRGIGSVLIGLGVTLGLAR; encoded by the coding sequence ATGACCGAGATCATCGCCGTCGCCGTCATCACCGTCCTCGCCGTCATCAGCCCGGGCGCCGACTTCGCGATGGTCGTGCGCAACAGCTACCTCTACGGCCGGACGACCGGTCTCCTCGCGGCCACCGGAGTCGCCGCGGGCGTCCTCGTCCACGTCACGTACACGATGCTCGGCGTCGGGCTGCTGATCGCGTCCTCGACCGCCCTGTTCACCGCGATCAAGCTGGCCGGTGCGGCGTATCTCGTCTACATCGGGGTACGGACGTTCTTCGCCCGCAACGATCTCGTCGTCGATCTGGAGTCGAAGCCGGCCCTGACCCGGCTCGGGGCTCTGCGCACCGGCTTCCTGACCAACGCGCTGAACCCCAAGACCACACTCTTCGTCGTGTCGACCTTCACCCAGGTCGTCGGGGAGGACACCGGCCTGTGGCAGCAGGCCGGCTACGGGCTCTTCATGTCCGCCGCCCACCTCGGCTGGTTCGCACTGGTCGCGCTGTTCTTCTCGCACGAGCAGCTGCGCACCGCGATGCTGCGGTGGCAGAAGGTCCTCAACCGCGGCATCGGTTCGGTGCTCATCGGGCTGGGCGTGACGCTGGGCCTCGCCCGCTGA
- a CDS encoding aldose epimerase family protein, which yields MDTGLSTAIRTEVFGTLADGTAVHRWTLERAGTRVRVLTYGGVVQSVEVPGRNGVRAPVALGLPDLAAYERPSGPYFGALVGRYANRIARGSFVLDGQTYLVTRNEGHNHVHGGARGFDRRVWEARELTDGVELSLIAEDGEEGFPGRLVVSAAYTLDEDGALRIAYRATTDAPTVLNLTNHTYWNLAGADSGSAVGHTLRIAAGRITPTDSESLPTGEFLPVDGTRFDFRETKTVGGGYDHNFVLDAAADGPVAELCDPVSGRVLTVTTTEPGLQLYTADHFDGRPYGPCDGIALETQHFPDSPNRPEFPSTVLRPGEEYVSTTVYGFSVR from the coding sequence ATGGACACGGGTTTGAGCACGGCGATACGTACGGAAGTCTTCGGCACCCTCGCGGACGGTACCGCCGTCCACCGCTGGACGCTGGAACGGGCCGGTACGCGCGTACGCGTCCTGACGTACGGCGGCGTCGTGCAGTCGGTCGAGGTGCCCGGACGGAACGGCGTACGGGCCCCGGTGGCGCTCGGGCTGCCGGATCTCGCGGCGTACGAGAGGCCCTCCGGTCCGTATTTCGGGGCGCTGGTCGGGCGGTACGCGAACCGGATCGCGCGCGGCTCCTTCGTACTCGACGGGCAGACCTACCTGGTGACCCGGAACGAGGGGCACAACCATGTGCACGGCGGGGCCCGTGGCTTCGACAGGCGTGTGTGGGAGGCGCGGGAGCTCACCGACGGCGTGGAGCTCTCCTTGATCGCGGAGGACGGCGAGGAGGGCTTCCCGGGGCGGCTGGTGGTCTCGGCCGCGTACACCCTGGACGAGGACGGGGCGCTGCGCATCGCATACCGGGCGACGACGGACGCGCCGACCGTGCTGAACCTGACCAATCACACGTACTGGAACCTGGCCGGCGCCGACAGCGGCAGCGCGGTCGGGCACACGCTGCGGATCGCGGCGGGGCGGATCACGCCGACGGACTCCGAGTCGCTGCCGACGGGTGAGTTCCTGCCGGTGGACGGGACCCGGTTCGACTTCCGGGAGACGAAGACCGTCGGTGGGGGGTACGACCACAACTTCGTTCTGGACGCCGCCGCCGACGGTCCGGTGGCTGAGCTGTGCGACCCCGTGTCGGGGCGCGTCCTGACCGTCACGACGACCGAGCCGGGTCTGCAGCTGTACACCGCCGACCACTTCGACGGGCGGCCGTACGGGCCCTGCGACGGGATCGCACTGGAGACGCAGCACTTCCCGGACTCGCCGAACCGGCCGGAGTTCCCGAGCACGGTGCTGCGGCCGGGCGAGGAGTACGTGTCGACGACGGTGTACGGGTTCTCGGTGCGCTGA
- a CDS encoding SGNH/GDSL hydrolase family protein, giving the protein MQNRFASHRSRTAAAVLTVLPVIAAAALTGCDAGQDATTKGTAAAKHRSSAAHAPVWDRSPESVAAVGDSITRGFDACSVLTDCPEVSWATGTDSDVRSLAVRLLGTSRAAAHSWNHAETGARIAQLPEQMALAAEQRPDLVTVMIGANDACRDSAEMMTPVADFQASFKASMRQLRSRAPKTQVYVSSVPDLKRLWSTGRGNALGKQIWKLGICRSMLGEADDMGAAAVARRAAVQKRVVAYNKVLRDVCAKDLRCRYDGGAVFGYRFTGKQLSQWDWFHPGRNGQARLAEIAYRNVTARKPPA; this is encoded by the coding sequence ATGCAGAATCGTTTCGCAAGCCACCGCTCGCGCACCGCTGCCGCCGTGCTGACGGTGCTTCCGGTCATCGCCGCGGCCGCGCTGACCGGCTGTGACGCCGGGCAGGACGCGACGACGAAGGGGACGGCCGCCGCGAAGCACCGCTCCTCCGCTGCGCATGCCCCCGTCTGGGACCGCAGTCCCGAGTCGGTCGCCGCCGTCGGGGACTCCATCACACGAGGGTTCGACGCCTGTTCGGTGCTGACCGACTGCCCGGAGGTGTCCTGGGCGACCGGCACGGACAGCGACGTCCGGAGCCTCGCGGTGCGGCTGCTCGGCACCTCGCGCGCGGCCGCGCACAGCTGGAACCACGCCGAGACGGGCGCCCGGATCGCCCAGCTGCCGGAGCAGATGGCCCTCGCCGCGGAGCAGAGGCCGGATCTGGTGACGGTGATGATCGGCGCCAATGACGCCTGCAGGGACTCGGCGGAGATGATGACGCCGGTGGCGGACTTCCAGGCGTCGTTCAAGGCGTCGATGCGTCAGCTGCGCAGCAGGGCGCCGAAGACGCAGGTCTACGTGTCGAGCGTGCCGGATCTCAAGCGCCTCTGGTCGACGGGGCGCGGCAACGCACTGGGCAAGCAGATCTGGAAGCTGGGGATCTGCAGGTCGATGCTGGGCGAGGCGGACGACATGGGTGCCGCGGCCGTGGCACGCCGCGCCGCGGTGCAGAAGCGGGTCGTGGCCTACAACAAGGTGCTGCGGGACGTGTGCGCGAAGGATCTGCGCTGCCGGTACGACGGCGGTGCGGTCTTCGGATACCGGTTCACCGGCAAGCAGCTCAGCCAGTGGGACTGGTTCCATCCGGGGCGCAACGGACAGGCCCGGCTGGCGGAGATCGCGTACCGCAATGTCACGGCGCGGAAGCCCCCGGCCTAA
- a CDS encoding DUF3145 domain-containing protein, whose product MTTRGVLYVHSAPRALCPHVEWAVAGVLGARVQLDWIRQPAAPGTWRSEFSWKGAAGTASKLASALRGWDLLRFEVTAEPCATAEGERYSSTPELGIFHAVTGMHGDILVPEDRLRAALARSVRGETDLEAEIAKLLGKPWDDELESFRHAGEGAPVRWLHQVV is encoded by the coding sequence GTGACGACACGTGGAGTTCTGTACGTTCACTCCGCACCGCGCGCGCTCTGCCCACATGTCGAGTGGGCGGTGGCGGGTGTCCTCGGTGCGCGGGTCCAGCTCGACTGGATCAGACAGCCGGCGGCGCCCGGCACCTGGCGGTCCGAGTTCTCCTGGAAGGGCGCCGCGGGCACCGCGTCGAAGCTTGCCTCCGCGCTGCGCGGCTGGGATCTGCTGCGCTTCGAAGTGACGGCGGAGCCGTGCGCCACGGCCGAGGGCGAGCGTTACAGCTCCACGCCTGAACTGGGCATCTTCCACGCGGTCACCGGCATGCACGGCGACATCCTGGTGCCGGAGGACCGGCTGCGGGCTGCGCTGGCGCGGTCGGTGCGCGGGGAGACGGACCTGGAGGCGGAGATCGCCAAACTCCTCGGCAAGCCGTGGGACGACGAGTTGGAGTCCTTCCGCCACGCAGGTGAGGGCGCCCCGGTCCGCTGGCTCCACCAGGTGGTGTGA
- the fabF gene encoding beta-ketoacyl-ACP synthase II, giving the protein MNSTNRTVVVTGIGATTPLGGDSASTWEGLMAGRSGVKPLEGERFAELPVRIAALAAVDPGDVLPRPLARKLDRSAQFALIAAREAWADAGFTGKAGEDDAIQPERLGSVIASGIGGVITLLDQYDVLKEKGVRRVSPHTVPMLMPNGPAANVGLEVNAQAGVHTPVSACASGAEAIGYAVEMIRTGRADVVLAGGTEAAIHPLPIAAFANMMAMSKNNDEPQKASRPYDTGRDGFVLGEGAGVVVLESAEHAAARGAKVYCEVLGQGLSADAHHIAQPEPTGRGIAAAMQNLLDQTDLKPSEVVHLNAHATSTPQGDVAELKALRKVLGDDLDHVAISATKSMTGHLLGGAGGIETVATVLALHHRMAPPTINVENLDEAVEADIVRDEPRPLPEGSIAAINNSFGFGGHNVVLAFRSV; this is encoded by the coding sequence GTGAACTCGACCAATCGCACCGTGGTCGTCACCGGTATCGGCGCAACCACTCCGCTGGGTGGCGACTCCGCGTCGACCTGGGAAGGTCTGATGGCCGGTCGTTCCGGCGTCAAGCCTCTCGAGGGCGAACGTTTCGCCGAACTGCCCGTCCGGATCGCCGCCCTCGCGGCCGTCGACCCGGGCGACGTACTGCCCCGCCCGCTCGCCCGCAAGCTGGACCGCTCGGCGCAGTTCGCGCTGATCGCGGCCCGCGAGGCATGGGCGGACGCCGGCTTCACCGGCAAGGCCGGTGAGGACGACGCGATCCAGCCCGAGCGGCTCGGCTCGGTCATCGCCTCCGGCATCGGTGGCGTGATCACCCTGCTCGACCAGTACGACGTGCTGAAGGAGAAGGGCGTACGCCGCGTCTCCCCGCACACCGTGCCCATGCTCATGCCCAACGGTCCGGCCGCCAACGTCGGCCTGGAGGTCAACGCGCAGGCCGGTGTCCACACCCCGGTCTCCGCCTGCGCGTCGGGTGCCGAGGCCATCGGGTACGCCGTCGAGATGATCCGCACCGGCCGTGCCGATGTGGTCCTCGCCGGTGGCACCGAGGCGGCCATCCACCCGCTGCCGATCGCGGCGTTCGCCAACATGATGGCGATGTCCAAGAACAACGACGAGCCCCAGAAGGCGTCGCGTCCGTACGACACGGGCCGTGACGGCTTCGTGCTCGGCGAGGGTGCCGGTGTCGTCGTCCTGGAGTCCGCGGAGCACGCGGCCGCACGCGGCGCCAAGGTGTACTGCGAGGTGCTGGGCCAGGGCCTGTCCGCGGACGCCCACCACATCGCCCAGCCCGAGCCGACCGGTCGCGGGATCGCCGCCGCCATGCAGAACCTGCTGGACCAGACGGATCTCAAGCCGTCGGAGGTCGTGCACCTCAACGCGCACGCCACGTCGACGCCGCAGGGCGATGTCGCGGAGCTGAAGGCTCTGCGCAAGGTTCTGGGCGACGACCTCGACCATGTCGCGATCTCCGCGACGAAGTCGATGACCGGTCACCTGCTCGGTGGCGCGGGCGGCATCGAGACCGTCGCGACGGTCCTGGCGCTGCACCACCGGATGGCTCCGCCGACGATCAACGTGGAGAACCTCGACGAGGCGGTGGAGGCGGACATCGTGCGCGATGAGCCGCGGCCGCTGCCGGAGGGGTCGATCGCCGCGATCAACAACTCGTTCGGGTTCGGGGGACACAACGTGGTGCTGGCGTTCCGCAGCGTCTGA
- a CDS encoding acyl carrier protein, with protein sequence MAATQEEIVNGLAEIVNEIAGIPVEDVQLDKSFTDDLDVDSLSMVEVVVAAEERFDVKIPDEDVKNLKTVGDAADYILKHQA encoded by the coding sequence ATGGCCGCCACCCAGGAAGAGATCGTCAACGGTCTCGCCGAGATCGTCAACGAGATCGCCGGTATCCCGGTCGAGGACGTCCAGCTGGACAAGTCCTTCACCGACGACCTGGACGTCGACTCGCTGTCCATGGTCGAGGTCGTCGTCGCCGCCGAAGAGCGCTTCGACGTGAAGATCCCCGACGAGGACGTCAAGAACCTCAAGACGGTCGGCGACGCTGCCGACTACATCCTGAAGCACCAGGCCTGA
- a CDS encoding ketoacyl-ACP synthase III, whose translation MSKIKPSQGAAYARIMGVGGYRPTRVVPNEVILEKIDSSDEWIRSRSGIATRHWASEEETVAAMSVEAAGKAIADAGITPEQIGAVIVSTVSHFKQTPAVATEIAHKVGAGKPAAFDISAGCAGFGYGLTLAKGMIVEGSAEYVLVIGVERLSDLTDLEDRATAFLFGDGAGAVIVGPSNVPAIGPTVWGSEGDKSETIKQTVAWDEFHAERPEKFPAITQEGQAVFRWAVFEMAKVAQQALDAAGIAPEDLDVFIPHQANMRIIDSMVKTLKLPEHVTVARDVETTGNTSAASIPLAMERLLATGQAKSGDTALVIGFGAGLVYAATVVTLP comes from the coding sequence ATGTCGAAGATCAAGCCCAGCCAGGGCGCCGCGTACGCACGGATCATGGGTGTCGGCGGCTACCGCCCGACCCGTGTCGTGCCCAACGAGGTGATTCTCGAGAAGATCGACTCGTCCGACGAGTGGATCCGCTCCCGGTCCGGCATCGCCACCCGCCACTGGGCCTCCGAGGAGGAGACCGTGGCCGCGATGTCCGTCGAGGCGGCAGGGAAGGCCATCGCCGACGCCGGGATCACGCCCGAGCAGATCGGCGCGGTCATCGTCTCCACCGTCTCGCACTTCAAGCAGACCCCGGCCGTCGCGACGGAGATCGCCCACAAGGTCGGCGCGGGTAAGCCCGCCGCCTTCGACATCTCGGCCGGCTGCGCGGGCTTCGGCTACGGCCTGACCCTCGCCAAGGGCATGATCGTCGAGGGCTCGGCCGAGTACGTACTGGTCATCGGCGTGGAGCGGCTCAGCGACCTGACCGACCTGGAGGACCGGGCAACGGCCTTCCTGTTCGGCGACGGCGCAGGCGCGGTCATCGTCGGCCCCTCCAATGTGCCCGCCATAGGCCCGACGGTCTGGGGCTCCGAGGGCGACAAGTCCGAGACGATCAAGCAGACCGTGGCGTGGGACGAATTCCACGCCGAGCGTCCCGAGAAGTTCCCGGCCATCACGCAGGAGGGCCAGGCGGTCTTCCGCTGGGCCGTCTTCGAGATGGCGAAGGTCGCCCAGCAGGCGCTGGACGCGGCCGGGATCGCCCCGGAAGACCTGGACGTCTTCATCCCGCACCAGGCCAACATGCGGATCATCGATTCGATGGTGAAGACCCTGAAGCTGCCGGAACACGTCACGGTCGCCCGCGACGTGGAGACCACCGGCAACACCTCCGCCGCCTCGATTCCGCTCGCTATGGAGCGGCTTCTGGCGACCGGTCAGGCGAAGAGCGGCGACACCGCGCTCGTCATCGGCTTCGGGGCGGGTCTCGTCTACGCCGCGACGGTCGTTACTCTCCCCTAG
- a CDS encoding ACP S-malonyltransferase — MLVLVAPGQGAQTPGFLTPWLDLPGATDRIAAWSDAIGLDLAHYGTKADADEIRDTAVAQPLLVAAGLLSAAALDASPGVVAGHSVGEITAAALAGVLDDEAALRLVRTRGLAMADAAAVTETGMAALLGGDPDVTVPHLEMLGLTPANVNGGGQIVAAGTAAQIAALTKDMPEGVRRVVPLKVAGAFHTHHMAPAVDRLREAAAALKVADPTMTYVSNADGKTVATGDEVISRLVGQVANPVRWDLCMETFKALGVTALIEACPGGTLTGLAKRALPGVQTLALKTPDDLDAARALISEHADA; from the coding sequence GTGCTCGTACTCGTCGCTCCCGGCCAAGGCGCTCAGACGCCCGGCTTCCTGACTCCCTGGCTCGACCTCCCCGGTGCCACCGACCGCATCGCGGCCTGGTCCGACGCCATCGGGCTCGACCTTGCCCACTACGGCACGAAGGCCGACGCGGACGAGATCCGCGACACCGCGGTGGCACAGCCGCTGCTGGTCGCCGCGGGTCTGCTGTCCGCCGCCGCGCTTGACGCGTCACCCGGTGTCGTCGCAGGTCACAGCGTCGGTGAGATCACCGCCGCAGCTCTCGCGGGCGTTCTCGACGACGAGGCCGCGCTCCGTCTCGTACGCACCCGTGGGCTCGCCATGGCCGACGCCGCAGCGGTCACCGAGACCGGTATGGCGGCGCTGCTCGGCGGCGACCCCGACGTGACGGTCCCGCACCTGGAGATGCTCGGGCTGACCCCGGCGAACGTCAACGGGGGCGGCCAGATCGTCGCCGCCGGCACCGCCGCGCAGATCGCCGCGCTGACCAAGGACATGCCCGAGGGCGTGCGCCGCGTGGTGCCCCTCAAGGTCGCCGGTGCCTTCCACACGCACCACATGGCCCCTGCGGTCGACCGGCTCCGCGAGGCCGCCGCGGCACTGAAGGTCGCCGATCCGACCATGACATATGTCTCGAACGCCGACGGAAAGACGGTCGCCACGGGCGACGAGGTCATCTCGCGGCTGGTCGGCCAGGTCGCCAACCCGGTCCGCTGGGACCTGTGCATGGAGACCTTCAAGGCGCTGGGCGTCACCGCGCTCATCGAGGCCTGCCCGGGCGGGACCCTCACCGGTCTCGCCAAGCGCGCACTGCCCGGGGTACAGACCCTCGCGCTGAAGACCCCCGACGACCTCGACGCGGCCCGCGCGCTCATTTCCGAGCACGCAGACGCCTAA
- a CDS encoding PucR family transcriptional regulator → MPRPDPEQPAANDAHLHAATLKRLEQSSGRLAANAIARMDESLPWYRAMPPENRSWIGLVAQAGIAAFTEWFRHPETPQAISTDVFGTAPRELTRAITLRQTVEMVRTTIEVMEAAIEEVAAPGDESVLREALLVYAREIAFATAQVYAQAAEARGAWDARLESLVVNAVLSGEADEGAVSRAAALGWNSPEHVCVVLGTAPDGDSELTVEAIRRAARHAKLQVLTGVLGNRLVVIAGGSDNPLHVAKALIGPYAAGPVVAGPVVSDLLAATRSAQAAAAGLKACSAWQDAPRPVLADDLLPERAMAGDPAARDQLVEEIYRPLEEAGSALLETLSVYLEQASSLEGAARMLFVHPNTVRYRLRRVTDVTGWSPSDVRSAFTLRIALILGRLADRDPQS, encoded by the coding sequence GTGCCCCGACCCGATCCTGAGCAGCCCGCTGCGAATGACGCCCACCTGCATGCCGCGACCCTGAAGCGACTGGAGCAGTCCTCCGGCCGGCTGGCCGCGAACGCGATCGCCCGCATGGACGAGTCGCTGCCGTGGTACCGGGCGATGCCACCGGAGAACCGGTCCTGGATCGGCCTGGTGGCCCAGGCCGGAATCGCCGCCTTCACCGAGTGGTTCCGCCACCCGGAGACCCCGCAGGCCATCTCCACCGATGTGTTCGGTACGGCCCCGCGCGAGCTGACCCGGGCGATCACGCTGCGCCAGACCGTCGAGATGGTGCGGACGACGATCGAGGTGATGGAGGCCGCGATCGAGGAGGTCGCCGCGCCCGGCGACGAGTCGGTGCTGCGCGAGGCGCTGCTCGTCTACGCGCGGGAGATCGCGTTCGCGACCGCGCAGGTGTACGCGCAGGCCGCCGAGGCGCGCGGCGCCTGGGACGCCCGGCTCGAATCACTCGTGGTGAACGCGGTGCTGTCCGGCGAGGCCGACGAGGGCGCCGTGTCGCGCGCCGCCGCACTCGGCTGGAACTCCCCCGAACATGTCTGTGTGGTCCTCGGTACGGCCCCCGACGGCGACAGCGAACTGACCGTCGAGGCGATCCGTCGGGCCGCCCGGCACGCCAAGCTCCAGGTGCTGACCGGGGTGCTCGGCAACCGGCTGGTCGTCATCGCAGGCGGCAGCGACAACCCGCTGCATGTCGCGAAGGCCCTGATCGGCCCGTACGCGGCCGGTCCCGTCGTGGCCGGACCGGTGGTGTCGGACCTGCTGGCGGCCACCCGGTCCGCGCAGGCCGCCGCCGCCGGGCTCAAGGCGTGCAGCGCCTGGCAGGACGCCCCGCGGCCGGTCCTGGCCGACGATCTGCTGCCGGAGCGCGCCATGGCGGGCGACCCTGCCGCGCGTGACCAACTGGTGGAGGAGATCTACAGACCGCTCGAAGAGGCGGGCTCCGCGCTGCTGGAAACGCTGAGCGTGTATCTGGAACAGGCGAGCAGTCTGGAGGGCGCCGCCCGGATGTTGTTCGTCCACCCCAACACCGTGCGCTACCGGCTCCGACGTGTGACGGACGTCACCGGATGGTCGCCTTCTGATGTCCGCTCCGCGTTCACTCTGCGCATCGCCCTGATTCTGGGGCGTCTGGCCGACAGAGATCCCCAGTCCTAG
- a CDS encoding pirin family protein, with product MISVQRADDRYTGGDEAAGILSRHAFSFGSFYDPDNLRFGAILACNEERLAPGAGFDEHPHSHTEIVTWVVEGELTHRDSAGHATVVRAGDVQHLSSAAGVRHVERNDGDIPLTFLQMWLEPIEPGGEPSYTTVPGIADSTPYALPEAGAMLHVRRLAAGERTAVPDAARAYVHVIDGEVRLDGETLGPGDAARITGAVGLELVAEVPAQVLVWELSG from the coding sequence GTGATTTCCGTACAGCGCGCGGACGACCGGTATACGGGCGGCGACGAGGCCGCGGGCATCCTGTCCCGGCACGCCTTCTCCTTCGGGTCCTTCTACGACCCGGACAACCTGCGCTTCGGCGCGATCCTGGCCTGCAACGAGGAACGGCTGGCGCCCGGTGCGGGCTTCGACGAACACCCGCACAGCCACACGGAGATCGTCACCTGGGTCGTCGAGGGCGAGCTCACCCACCGGGACTCGGCCGGTCATGCCACGGTCGTACGGGCCGGGGACGTCCAGCACCTCAGCTCGGCGGCCGGGGTACGCCACGTGGAGCGGAACGACGGGGACATACCGCTGACGTTCCTTCAGATGTGGCTGGAGCCGATCGAGCCGGGCGGCGAACCCTCGTACACGACGGTCCCCGGCATCGCCGACTCCACCCCGTACGCCCTCCCGGAAGCCGGAGCGATGCTGCATGTGCGCAGGCTGGCCGCCGGTGAGCGCACCGCGGTGCCGGACGCGGCGCGGGCGTATGTGCACGTGATCGACGGCGAGGTGCGGCTCGACGGCGAGACGCTCGGTCCGGGGGACGCGGCGCGGATCACCGGGGCGGTGGGGCTGGAGCTGGTGGCCGAGGTGCCGGCCCAGGTGCTGGTGTGGGAGCTGTCGGGCTGA
- a CDS encoding serine hydrolase domain-containing protein: protein MQSLAMIENWPVPTAAAAVVRADGTVVGSHGPTAHRFPLASVTKPIAAYAALVAFEEGAVELDEPAGPEGSTVRHLLAHTSGLAFDEHRVTAAPGTRRLYSNAGFEVLGDHIAKATDIPFAEYVRQAVLEPLGMASTTMDGSPARDGVSTVDDLVRFAAEVQAPRLLDPRTVLAAQTVVHPGLKGVLPGYGHQNPNDWGLGFEIRDHKSPHWTGGSSSPATFGHFGQSGTFLWIDPSAGAACVALTDRAFGPWAAEVWPPFTDAVLAELVRSAG from the coding sequence ATGCAGAGCCTGGCGATGATCGAGAACTGGCCCGTCCCCACCGCGGCGGCCGCCGTCGTACGAGCGGACGGCACTGTCGTCGGCAGTCACGGGCCGACCGCGCACCGCTTCCCGCTGGCCTCCGTCACCAAGCCGATCGCCGCCTATGCCGCGCTCGTGGCGTTTGAGGAAGGCGCGGTGGAGCTCGACGAACCGGCCGGTCCCGAGGGTTCCACCGTCCGGCATCTGCTCGCGCACACCAGCGGGCTCGCCTTCGACGAACACCGGGTGACGGCCGCTCCCGGCACCCGGCGGCTCTACTCCAACGCGGGCTTCGAGGTGCTCGGCGACCACATCGCCAAGGCCACCGACATCCCGTTCGCCGAGTATGTGCGCCAGGCGGTCCTGGAGCCGCTGGGCATGGCATCGACGACGATGGACGGCTCGCCCGCCCGCGACGGCGTCTCGACCGTCGACGACCTGGTGCGGTTCGCGGCGGAGGTGCAGGCCCCGCGGCTGCTCGATCCGCGTACGGTGCTGGCCGCGCAGACGGTCGTGCACCCCGGCCTGAAGGGCGTCCTGCCGGGTTACGGCCACCAGAACCCCAACGACTGGGGGCTCGGCTTCGAGATCCGGGACCACAAGTCGCCGCACTGGACGGGCGGTTCCTCGTCACCCGCGACCTTCGGGCACTTCGGACAGTCGGGAACATTCCTGTGGATCGACCCGTCCGCGGGTGCGGCGTGCGTCGCCCTGACCGACCGCGCCTTCGGCCCGTGGGCGGCCGAGGTCTGGCCGCCGTTCACGGACGCGGTACTCGCGGAGCTCGTACGTTCAGCGGGGTAG
- a CDS encoding MerR family transcriptional regulator produces MTVMESTTATTDACASAPRAHPRPEGQDHYTISEVAAFTGLTAHTLRWYERIGLMPHVDRSHTGQRRFTNRDLDWLAFVGKLRLTGMPVAHMVRYAELLREGEHTFEERQELLEATRRDVKTRIAELQDTLAVLDYKIDFYAGARRASERP; encoded by the coding sequence ATGACGGTGATGGAGAGCACTACCGCGACGACCGACGCCTGTGCATCGGCTCCACGGGCGCATCCGCGCCCCGAGGGCCAGGACCACTACACCATCAGCGAGGTCGCAGCCTTCACCGGGCTCACCGCACACACCCTGCGCTGGTACGAGCGGATCGGCCTGATGCCGCACGTCGACCGGTCGCACACCGGCCAGCGCCGGTTCACCAATCGCGATCTGGACTGGCTGGCCTTCGTGGGCAAGCTGCGGCTGACCGGGATGCCGGTCGCCCACATGGTCAGGTACGCGGAGCTGCTGCGCGAGGGCGAGCACACCTTCGAGGAGCGGCAGGAGCTGCTGGAGGCGACCCGCCGCGATGTGAAGACGCGGATCGCGGAGCTCCAGGACACCCTCGCCGTCCTCGATTACAAGATCGACTTCTATGCGGGCGCCCGACGGGCGTCGGAAAGGCCTTGA